A genome region from Labrys wisconsinensis includes the following:
- a CDS encoding MaoC family dehydratase, with translation MSSEEDFYLKAGDAVTLERDVTESAVNGFAEISGDHSPNHMDEGGMSASAYRGRIAHGALLVAYMSACSTEIVERIPDVRASETPVSLGYDRIRFIKPVYIGDRLRLHYRVRDVDPARRRAHSDITITNQAGETVCVGEHILKWVA, from the coding sequence ATGAGCAGCGAAGAGGACTTCTATCTCAAGGCCGGCGACGCTGTGACGCTGGAGCGGGACGTGACCGAGAGCGCGGTGAACGGCTTCGCGGAGATCAGCGGCGACCATTCCCCCAATCACATGGACGAGGGCGGGATGTCGGCGTCGGCCTATCGCGGTCGCATCGCCCACGGCGCCCTGCTGGTCGCCTACATGTCGGCCTGTTCCACCGAAATCGTCGAGCGCATTCCGGACGTCCGGGCCAGCGAAACGCCGGTGTCGCTCGGCTATGACCGCATCCGCTTCATCAAGCCCGTCTATATCGGCGACCGGCTGCGGCTGCATTACAGGGTCCGCGATGTCGATCCGGCGCGGCGGCGCGCCCATTCCGACATCACCATCACCAACCAGGCCGGCGAGACCGTGTGCGTCGGCGAGCACATCCTCAAATGGGTCGCCTGA
- a CDS encoding dihydrodipicolinate synthase family protein produces the protein MARAAFEPHGVIPACLMPFDENYAVDEQAYRRHLNDVAGVDGVAAITINGHAAEVHALTLEEQYRAITTTLEELERHGVATVVGVHTSSSLEAGRIAARAQREGAHALLVFPPDVMVLGGHLRPDMATEHLRHVTGASDLPIILFQYPVASNLSYPLGTLIELCRRFPTIRAVKDQIGDGNQHERQIRELKSLDRPVRTLTTHSAWLLASLALGCDGLLSGAGSVIADLQVALFRAVRAGDLKKAQAINERIYPTVRAFYDPPLVDMHNRMKEALVLLGKLDRAVVRPPLMKPDEIEIAKIRGLLARAGITPDTVYGYAE, from the coding sequence ATGGCCAGAGCCGCTTTCGAGCCCCACGGGGTGATCCCTGCCTGCCTGATGCCGTTCGACGAGAATTACGCTGTCGACGAGCAGGCTTATCGCCGTCACCTCAACGATGTCGCGGGCGTGGACGGCGTCGCCGCCATCACCATCAACGGCCACGCCGCCGAGGTCCACGCGCTGACGCTGGAGGAGCAGTACCGGGCCATCACGACAACGCTGGAGGAGCTCGAACGGCACGGTGTCGCCACCGTCGTCGGCGTCCATACCAGCTCGAGCCTGGAGGCGGGGCGGATCGCGGCGAGGGCGCAACGGGAAGGCGCCCATGCCTTGCTGGTGTTCCCGCCCGACGTCATGGTTCTCGGCGGCCATTTGCGGCCGGACATGGCGACTGAGCATCTCAGGCACGTCACCGGCGCCTCGGATCTGCCGATCATCCTGTTTCAATACCCGGTGGCGTCCAATCTCTCCTACCCTCTGGGGACACTGATCGAGCTCTGCCGCCGCTTCCCGACGATCCGGGCGGTCAAGGACCAGATCGGCGACGGCAACCAGCATGAGCGCCAGATCCGCGAGCTGAAGAGCCTCGACCGGCCGGTCCGCACGCTCACCACCCACAGCGCCTGGCTGCTCGCCTCCCTGGCGCTCGGGTGCGACGGCCTGCTTTCAGGTGCCGGCAGCGTCATTGCCGATCTGCAGGTCGCGTTGTTCCGGGCCGTCCGGGCCGGAGACCTGAAGAAGGCGCAGGCGATCAACGAGCGCATCTATCCCACGGTGCGCGCCTTCTACGACCCGCCGCTCGTGGACATGCACAACCGCATGAAGGAGGCGCTGGTGCTCCTGGGCAAGCTCGACCGGGCGGTGGTGCGCCCGCCGCTGATGAAGCCGGACGAGATCGAGATCGCAAAAATCCGCGGCCTGCTCGCGCGAGCCGGCATCACGCCCGACACCGTCTACGGATATGCGGAATGA